A stretch of Crossiella cryophila DNA encodes these proteins:
- a CDS encoding MGH1-like glycoside hydrolase domain-containing protein, producing MPRRIAALFLTLCTALGLTPLPGHAAPNAGPYPAVGAGTRFLDQDRLLGDLPEPGWFKANIPFVDLPDAQVQEIYYYRWKVYQEALKYTGPREGWIVSEFLGPVGYSAPSGGIVAAAGHHVYEGRWLRDTRYLDDYLRYWLRGNGAGPKPATEFLNKNTTDWAHQYSSWLADATVARAKITGDWRFATNLLPELRRHWDRWSPQLDTTTGLYWQTPVWDAMEYTASSYQSPDPYHGGDGYRPTLNTYQIADARAIATLSRRTGDHTAAAYFTQRAKDLSEAQQKWLWDPQSTFYKHVMRDNNPTHAKIVDREQIGFVPWAFHTAPATNAAAWSQLTDPQGFDAPYGPPTVERRSPWFMHEAEKGCCRWDGPSWPYATSQTLTALANQLIDYPPQSYVDKNTYYTALRRYAQTQYKNGRPHVAEAHHPDRPQWMYDTPGHSQDYNHSTYTDLVLSGLLGIRPQPDATVLIHPLTPTTWTHFALENLPYHGRNLTVLWDQDGTKYNQGKGFRVYLDGKQVATRPTPGPLRVPVPDAPHRPLPHQIDDAANPSAQGFPQATASYANPGDAPSKATDGQNHFLDIPNTRWTTYRSPNHEDWLAIDFGRPTPVNDIRLYFYDDKGGVQPPQTFSLQHKLPNGTWTEVPGQPQSHPTPKGNDLTRITFPTLETTALRVLAKPKPGTTFGLTAFQSWRTP from the coding sequence ATGCCACGCCGGATAGCCGCGCTGTTCCTGACGCTGTGCACCGCCCTCGGCCTCACCCCACTGCCCGGCCACGCCGCCCCGAACGCCGGTCCCTACCCGGCGGTCGGGGCGGGCACGCGTTTCCTGGACCAGGACCGCCTGCTCGGCGACCTGCCGGAACCGGGCTGGTTCAAGGCGAACATCCCGTTCGTGGACCTGCCGGATGCCCAGGTGCAGGAGATCTACTACTACCGCTGGAAGGTCTACCAGGAGGCGCTGAAGTACACCGGCCCGCGCGAGGGGTGGATCGTCAGCGAGTTCCTCGGCCCGGTCGGCTATTCCGCCCCCAGCGGCGGCATCGTGGCCGCCGCGGGCCACCACGTGTACGAGGGCCGCTGGCTGCGCGACACCCGCTACCTGGACGACTACCTGCGCTACTGGTTGCGCGGCAACGGCGCGGGCCCCAAGCCCGCCACCGAGTTCCTGAACAAGAACACCACCGACTGGGCGCACCAGTACTCCAGTTGGCTGGCCGACGCGACCGTGGCCAGAGCCAAGATCACCGGCGACTGGCGCTTCGCCACCAACCTGCTCCCCGAGTTGCGCAGGCACTGGGACCGTTGGTCTCCCCAACTCGACACCACCACCGGCCTGTACTGGCAAACCCCGGTGTGGGACGCCATGGAGTACACCGCCAGCTCCTACCAAAGCCCCGACCCGTACCACGGCGGCGATGGCTACCGCCCCACCCTGAACACCTACCAGATCGCCGACGCACGAGCCATCGCCACCCTGTCCCGCCGCACCGGCGACCACACCGCAGCCGCCTACTTCACCCAACGGGCAAAAGACCTCTCCGAAGCCCAACAGAAGTGGCTCTGGGACCCCCAATCCACCTTCTACAAACACGTGATGCGCGACAACAACCCCACCCACGCCAAAATCGTCGACCGCGAGCAAATCGGCTTCGTCCCCTGGGCCTTCCACACCGCCCCCGCCACCAACGCCGCGGCCTGGTCCCAACTCACCGACCCGCAAGGCTTCGACGCCCCCTACGGCCCACCCACGGTGGAACGCCGCAGCCCCTGGTTCATGCACGAAGCGGAAAAGGGCTGCTGCCGCTGGGACGGCCCCAGCTGGCCCTACGCCACCAGCCAAACCCTGACGGCCCTGGCCAACCAACTCATCGACTACCCACCCCAGTCCTATGTGGACAAGAACACCTACTACACCGCACTCCGCCGCTACGCCCAGACCCAGTACAAGAACGGCCGCCCCCACGTGGCCGAGGCCCACCACCCAGACCGTCCACAATGGATGTACGACACCCCAGGCCACAGCCAGGACTACAACCACTCCACCTACACAGACCTGGTCCTCTCCGGCCTGCTGGGCATCCGCCCCCAACCAGACGCCACAGTCCTGATCCACCCCCTGACCCCCACCACCTGGACCCACTTCGCCCTGGAGAACCTCCCCTACCACGGCCGCAACCTCACCGTTCTCTGGGACCAGGACGGCACAAAGTACAACCAGGGCAAAGGCTTCCGCGTCTACCTGGACGGCAAACAGGTAGCCACCCGCCCCACCCCAGGCCCCCTGCGCGTCCCAGTCCCGGACGCCCCCCACCGCCCCCTCCCCCACCAGATCGACGACGCGGCCAACCCCTCAGCCCAGGGCTTCCCCCAAGCCACCGCCTCCTACGCCAACCCCGGCGACGCCCCCAGCAAGGCCACCGACGGCCAAAACCACTTCCTGGACATCCCCAACACCCGCTGGACCACCTACCGCTCGCCCAACCACGAGGACTGGCTGGCCATCGACTTCGGCCGCCCAACCCCTGTCAACGACATCCGCCTCTACTTCTACGACGACAAGGGCGGCGTCCAACCCCCACAAACCTTCTCCCTGCAACACAAACTCCCCAACGGCACCTGGACCGAAGTCCCCGGCCAACCCCAATCCCACCCCACCCCCAAAGGCAACGACCTGACCCGGATAACCTTCCCCACCCTGGAAACCACAGCCCTACGCGTCCTCGCCAAACCCAAACCAGGCACCACCTTCGGCCTGACCGCCTTCCAATCCTGGCGAACCCCCTAG
- a CDS encoding MFS transporter, with protein sequence MQTSRRVPTLLLAVGHGSVDLFQGAVPVLVPFLVAERGYGYVAVSGLALAASLLSSVAQPLFGLWTDRRPLPWLAPIGLVLAGLGIALAGLVESYPLTFAAVALSGLGVAAYHPEAARLARAVTGGDPVGMSTFSVGGNIGFALAPVLAAPVLALGGLQAAPLLLILTTIGLFATLPLLGKHSPAPGARKSKPGKDNWPAFRTLSAVIVVRSIGYIGLSTFLGLFVQQRVHASATASAAALFVLYAAGAVGTMLGGRLARRWGRVRVLWISYAAAVPALLGLALVPGPALYLFIAATAIAFSVPFSLHVTLGQDYLPNRIGTASGVTLGLAVSAGGVFAPLLGLLADATSLQLTLACLAILPAAAWLLGRRLPEPELTVVGHNDPARTGSR encoded by the coding sequence ATGCAGACCTCACGACGAGTGCCCACGCTGCTGCTGGCGGTCGGGCACGGCAGTGTCGACCTGTTCCAGGGCGCGGTGCCGGTGCTGGTGCCGTTCCTGGTGGCCGAGCGCGGTTACGGCTACGTCGCGGTGTCCGGCCTGGCACTGGCCGCCAGCCTGCTGTCCTCGGTGGCGCAACCGCTGTTCGGCCTGTGGACCGACCGCCGCCCGCTGCCCTGGCTGGCCCCGATCGGCCTGGTACTGGCCGGGCTGGGCATCGCACTGGCCGGCCTGGTGGAGAGCTACCCGCTGACCTTCGCCGCGGTCGCGCTCAGCGGCCTTGGCGTGGCCGCCTACCACCCGGAAGCGGCCCGGCTGGCCCGCGCGGTCACCGGCGGCGACCCGGTCGGCATGAGCACCTTCTCCGTCGGCGGCAACATCGGCTTCGCCCTGGCCCCCGTACTCGCCGCGCCGGTACTCGCCCTCGGCGGCCTGCAAGCGGCCCCGCTCCTCCTGATCCTCACCACAATCGGCCTGTTCGCCACCCTCCCCCTGCTGGGCAAGCACTCCCCTGCCCCCGGCGCACGCAAGTCCAAGCCCGGCAAGGACAACTGGCCTGCCTTCCGCACCCTGTCCGCGGTGATCGTGGTCCGCTCGATCGGCTACATCGGCCTGAGCACCTTCCTCGGCCTGTTCGTCCAGCAGCGGGTGCACGCCAGTGCCACGGCGAGTGCGGCCGCGTTGTTCGTGCTCTACGCCGCGGGCGCGGTGGGCACCATGCTCGGCGGCAGGCTGGCCCGCCGCTGGGGCCGGGTCCGGGTGCTGTGGATCTCCTACGCGGCAGCGGTTCCCGCCCTGCTCGGCCTGGCGCTGGTGCCGGGTCCGGCGCTGTACCTGTTCATCGCGGCCACCGCCATCGCCTTCTCGGTGCCGTTCTCCCTGCACGTCACGCTGGGCCAGGACTACCTGCCGAACCGGATCGGCACCGCCAGCGGCGTCACCCTGGGCCTGGCGGTCAGCGCGGGCGGCGTGTTCGCGCCACTGCTGGGCCTGCTCGCCGACGCCACCTCGCTGCAACTCACCCTGGCCTGCCTGGCGATCCTGCCCGCCGCGGCCTGGCTGCTGGGGCGGCGGCTGCCCGAGCCGGAGCTGACCGTTGTCGGCCACAACGACCCAGCCCGCACCGGTTCCCGGTAA
- a CDS encoding AraC family transcriptional regulator, which produces MSKSRHMPVAPTTHKELAAGSGIDAHRHDDNQILYAATGVLAVRTDAGRWLAPATKALWVPAGVTHEHRAYGRIELHLIGLPLTQNPLGLDHPAVLAVGPLLRELIIGYTAYGDRDTPERRRLLTVLLDQLRQSPQEPIRLPAARDPRLAAVCARLDADPADGRTLGEFGVEFGASERTLSRLCRAELGMSFPQWRTQLRLQHALILLAEDLPVTTVAHRCGWATPSAFIDVFRRAFGRTPGRV; this is translated from the coding sequence ATGTCGAAATCCCGCCACATGCCGGTGGCGCCCACCACACACAAGGAACTGGCCGCTGGGTCGGGCATCGACGCGCACCGGCACGACGACAACCAGATCCTCTACGCCGCCACCGGGGTGCTCGCGGTGCGCACGGACGCGGGCCGCTGGCTGGCCCCGGCGACCAAGGCGCTGTGGGTGCCCGCCGGGGTGACCCACGAGCACCGGGCCTACGGGCGGATCGAACTGCACCTGATCGGCCTGCCGCTCACCCAGAACCCGCTCGGTCTGGACCACCCGGCGGTGCTCGCGGTCGGGCCGCTGCTGCGTGAGCTGATCATCGGCTACACCGCCTACGGCGACCGGGACACCCCGGAGCGGCGGCGGCTGCTGACCGTGCTGCTGGACCAGTTGCGGCAGTCCCCACAGGAGCCGATCCGGCTGCCCGCGGCCCGGGATCCGCGGCTGGCCGCGGTGTGCGCGCGGCTGGACGCGGATCCGGCGGACGGGCGCACGCTGGGCGAGTTCGGGGTGGAGTTCGGCGCGAGCGAACGCACGCTGTCCCGGCTGTGCCGGGCCGAGCTGGGCATGTCGTTCCCGCAGTGGCGGACCCAGCTGCGGTTGCAGCACGCGTTGATCCTGCTGGCCGAGGACCTGCCGGTGACCACGGTGGCGCACCGCTGCGGCTGGGCCACGCCGAGTGCGTTCATCGACGTCTTCCGCCGCGCCTTCGGCCGCACCCCGGGCCGGGTCTAG
- a CDS encoding NAD(P)H-dependent flavin oxidoreductase, with product MDTALTRLVGVRHPVVQTGMGWVAGPRLVSATANAGGLGILASATMTFAELEHAIRETRSRTTNPFGVNLRADAHDAAERVDLLIREQVRVASFALAPKPELITRLKAAGIVVIPSVGAARHARKVADWGADAVLVQGNEGGGHTGGIATTLLLPAVVDAVDLPVIAAGGFFDGRGLAAALCYGAAGIAMGTRFLLTRESPVPDAVKQRYLAHDLNGTVVTHKVDGLPHRVLRTELVDRLEHNGNLRGLLRALANARRFRRLTGQPWTTLIREGFALRHNKKLSWAQTIMAANTPMLLRAGLVQGDPAAGVLASGQVVGLLDDLPTCAQLIERLVAEAEEVLRRNNPG from the coding sequence ATGGACACCGCGCTCACCCGCCTGGTCGGCGTGCGACATCCGGTGGTGCAGACCGGGATGGGCTGGGTGGCCGGTCCGCGGCTGGTCTCGGCCACCGCCAACGCGGGCGGCCTGGGCATCCTCGCCTCGGCCACCATGACCTTCGCCGAGCTTGAGCACGCGATCCGGGAAACCCGCTCCCGCACCACAAACCCGTTCGGTGTCAACCTGCGCGCCGACGCGCACGACGCGGCCGAGCGGGTGGATCTGCTGATCCGCGAACAGGTCCGGGTCGCTTCCTTCGCCCTGGCCCCCAAACCCGAACTGATCACCAGGCTCAAGGCGGCCGGGATCGTGGTGATCCCGTCGGTGGGCGCGGCCCGGCACGCCCGCAAGGTCGCGGACTGGGGCGCGGACGCGGTGCTGGTGCAGGGCAACGAGGGCGGCGGGCACACCGGCGGCATCGCCACCACCCTGCTGCTGCCCGCGGTGGTGGACGCGGTGGACCTGCCGGTGATCGCCGCGGGCGGCTTCTTCGACGGCCGCGGCCTGGCCGCCGCGCTCTGCTACGGCGCGGCCGGGATCGCCATGGGCACCCGCTTCCTGCTCACCCGGGAAAGCCCGGTCCCGGACGCGGTCAAGCAGCGCTACCTGGCGCACGACCTCAACGGCACGGTGGTGACGCACAAGGTAGACGGCCTGCCGCACCGCGTGCTGCGCACCGAATTGGTGGACCGCCTGGAGCACAACGGAAACCTGCGCGGTCTGCTCCGCGCCCTGGCCAACGCCCGCCGCTTCCGCCGCCTGACCGGCCAGCCATGGACCACCCTGATCCGCGAGGGTTTCGCCCTGCGCCACAACAAGAAACTGAGCTGGGCACAGACCATCATGGCCGCCAACACCCCCATGCTCCTACGCGCCGGTCTCGTCCAGGGCGACCCCGCCGCCGGGGTGCTCGCCTCCGGCCAGGTGGTCGGCCTGCTCGACGACCTGCCCACCTGCGCACAACTCATCGAACGCCTGGTCGCCGAAGCCGAAGAGGTGTTACGTCGCAACAACCCCGGCTGA
- a CDS encoding CoA-transferase subunit beta → MTATRAEVCVAACADLFGNDGEILASPMGLIPTLGARLARLTTAPDLLLSDGEATLLAGTPALGESAPAEGWLPYRQVFDVVAHGRRHVIMGANQIDRHGNQNISCIGPHEQPVRQLLGVRGAPGNTVNHRTSYWVPRHSKRVFVPAVDLVSGVGTDRDPGRFHDLHRVVTNLAVLDLTGPDGTLRLRSVHPGVTVEEVLAQTGFPLHTNGHTETRQPGERELALIRQLDPQARRDREVP, encoded by the coding sequence ATGACCGCGACCAGGGCCGAGGTGTGCGTGGCCGCCTGCGCCGACCTGTTCGGCAACGACGGCGAGATCCTGGCCAGCCCGATGGGTCTGATCCCCACCCTGGGCGCCCGGCTGGCCCGGCTGACCACCGCCCCGGACCTGTTGCTCAGTGACGGCGAGGCCACCCTGCTCGCCGGGACGCCCGCCCTCGGCGAGTCCGCGCCCGCCGAGGGCTGGCTGCCCTACCGCCAGGTCTTCGACGTGGTCGCGCACGGCCGCCGGCACGTGATCATGGGCGCGAACCAGATCGACCGGCACGGCAACCAGAACATCTCCTGCATCGGCCCGCACGAGCAACCCGTCCGCCAGCTGCTCGGCGTGCGCGGCGCCCCCGGCAACACGGTCAACCACCGCACCAGCTACTGGGTGCCGCGGCACAGCAAACGCGTGTTCGTCCCGGCCGTGGACCTGGTCTCCGGGGTGGGCACCGACCGCGATCCCGGCCGCTTCCACGACCTGCACCGGGTGGTCACCAACCTGGCGGTGCTCGACCTCACCGGCCCGGACGGCACCCTGCGACTGCGCTCGGTGCACCCCGGCGTCACCGTCGAGGAGGTCCTGGCTCAGACCGGATTCCCGTTGCACACCAACGGTCACACCGAGACCCGGCAACCGGGTGAGCGGGAGCTGGCGCTGATCCGGCAACTGGATCCGCAGGCCCGGCGTGACCGCGAGGTGCCGTGA
- a CDS encoding CoA transferase subunit A, which translates to MRDKRMTARDVVAELADGMTIGIGGWGSRRKPMALVEAILRSPLRDLTVVSYGGPDLGMLCAAGKVRKAVYGFVSLDTIPYDPWFQQVRQRGGLEVSEVDEGMLQTGLRAAGHRLPFLPIRAGLASDVLRVNPELRLVACPYTGEELVAMPALPLDVALVHLNLADPHGNARYLGPDPYFDDLFCLAAARRYVSCERVVDTADLVAAGPPQGLLLNRMMVDGVVEAPGGAGFTSCVPDYDRDENRQRAYANAAREQSWESFVDSYLRED; encoded by the coding sequence ATGCGGGACAAGCGGATGACCGCACGGGACGTGGTCGCCGAGCTGGCCGACGGGATGACGATCGGGATCGGCGGCTGGGGGTCGCGGCGCAAGCCGATGGCGCTGGTCGAGGCGATCCTGCGATCCCCGTTGCGGGACCTGACCGTGGTGTCCTACGGCGGCCCGGACCTGGGCATGCTGTGCGCGGCGGGCAAGGTGCGCAAGGCGGTGTACGGGTTCGTCTCGCTGGACACCATCCCGTACGACCCGTGGTTCCAGCAGGTGCGCCAACGCGGCGGGCTTGAAGTGTCCGAAGTGGACGAAGGCATGCTGCAGACCGGGTTGCGCGCGGCCGGGCACCGGCTGCCGTTCCTGCCGATCCGGGCCGGGCTGGCCTCCGACGTGCTGCGGGTCAACCCCGAACTGCGCCTGGTCGCCTGCCCGTACACCGGGGAGGAACTGGTCGCCATGCCCGCGCTGCCCCTGGACGTCGCGCTGGTGCACCTCAACCTGGCCGACCCGCACGGCAACGCCCGCTACCTCGGCCCTGACCCCTACTTCGACGACCTGTTCTGCCTGGCCGCCGCCCGCCGCTACGTCTCCTGCGAACGGGTCGTGGACACCGCTGACCTTGTCGCGGCCGGACCGCCACAGGGCTTGCTGCTCAACCGGATGATGGTGGACGGAGTGGTCGAGGCGCCCGGCGGCGCGGGGTTCACCAGCTGCGTGCCCGACTACGACCGGGACGAGAACCGTCAGCGCGCCTACGCCAACGCGGCGCGCGAGCAGTCCTGGGAGTCCTTTGTGGACAGCTACCTGCGGGAGGACTGA
- a CDS encoding enoyl-CoA hydratase family protein: protein MGITRNAAETSISVVTLDFPPVNALPAQAWHDLADTITEAGRDPATHVLVLRAEGRGFCAGVDLKELQADPDRAAIIGVNRGCAAAFGAVYDCPVPVVVAVQGFCLGGGIGLVGNADIVVAAEDASFGLPEVDRGALGAATHLARLVPQHLMRALYFTASRIDARALLHHGSVYRVVPRAELDEAALVVAREIAAKDPRVIRRAKEAINGIDPQPVHRSYRYEQGFTFELNLTGAADEARQAFLDRG from the coding sequence ATGGGCATCACCCGGAACGCGGCCGAGACCTCGATATCCGTTGTGACACTGGACTTTCCGCCGGTCAACGCGTTGCCCGCGCAGGCTTGGCACGACCTGGCCGACACCATCACCGAGGCGGGCCGGGACCCGGCAACGCACGTGCTGGTGCTGCGCGCGGAGGGGCGCGGGTTCTGCGCGGGCGTGGATCTCAAGGAACTCCAGGCCGATCCGGACCGGGCGGCGATCATCGGGGTGAACCGGGGGTGCGCGGCGGCCTTCGGCGCGGTCTACGACTGTCCGGTGCCGGTGGTGGTGGCGGTGCAGGGGTTCTGCCTGGGCGGTGGGATCGGCCTGGTGGGCAACGCGGACATCGTGGTGGCGGCCGAGGACGCGAGTTTCGGGTTGCCGGAGGTGGATCGCGGGGCGCTGGGGGCCGCGACGCACCTGGCGCGGCTGGTGCCGCAGCACCTGATGCGGGCCTTGTACTTCACCGCCTCGCGGATCGACGCGCGGGCGTTGCTGCACCACGGGTCGGTGTACCGGGTGGTGCCGAGGGCCGAACTGGACGAGGCGGCCCTGGTGGTGGCGCGGGAGATCGCGGCCAAGGATCCGCGGGTGATCCGGCGGGCCAAGGAGGCGATCAACGGCATCGATCCGCAGCCGGTGCACCGGAGTTACCGCTACGAGCAGGGGTTCACCTTCGAGCTGAACCTGACCGGGGCGGCCGATGAGGCCCGGCAGGCTTTCCTTGACCGCGGTTGA
- a CDS encoding SDR family oxidoreductase: MDLSLDGQVVLITGGVRGVGAGITRAFLAAGATVLTCARRPPDQPIEEAGRAPEYLPCDVRDPAQVDTLVDTITRTHGCLDVLVNNAGGAPFAMAGEASPRFHAKVVELNLLAPLLVSQAANRVMQQQDSGGVIVMISSVSGRRPSPGTAAYGAAKAGLDNLTATLAVEWAPKVRVNALAVGMVRTELSHLHYGDEAGIAAVGRTVPLGRLADPAEIGSCAVFLASPLASYVSGATLPVHGGGESPAFLSASTSREAP; this comes from the coding sequence GTGGACTTGTCCCTGGACGGTCAAGTAGTCCTGATCACCGGTGGTGTTCGTGGCGTGGGCGCGGGTATCACCCGGGCCTTCCTCGCCGCCGGCGCCACCGTGCTCACCTGCGCGCGCAGGCCACCCGATCAGCCGATCGAGGAAGCCGGTCGCGCACCCGAGTACCTACCCTGTGACGTCCGCGACCCAGCCCAGGTGGACACCCTGGTCGACACCATCACCCGCACCCACGGCTGCCTCGACGTCCTGGTCAACAACGCCGGCGGCGCGCCGTTCGCGATGGCAGGAGAGGCCTCGCCCCGGTTCCACGCCAAGGTGGTCGAACTGAACCTGCTGGCCCCGCTGCTCGTATCCCAGGCCGCCAACCGGGTGATGCAGCAACAGGACAGCGGGGGAGTGATCGTGATGATCAGCAGTGTCAGCGGCAGACGTCCGAGCCCCGGCACCGCCGCCTATGGCGCGGCCAAGGCCGGGCTCGACAACCTCACCGCCACCCTGGCCGTGGAATGGGCGCCCAAGGTCCGGGTGAACGCCCTGGCCGTTGGCATGGTGCGCACCGAGCTGTCCCACCTGCACTACGGCGACGAGGCCGGCATCGCCGCGGTGGGCCGGACGGTTCCGCTCGGCAGGCTCGCCGACCCGGCGGAAATCGGTTCCTGCGCGGTGTTCCTGGCCTCCCCACTGGCCTCCTACGTCAGCGGCGCTACGCTCCCGGTGCACGGCGGAGGTGAGTCACCGGCCTTCCTGTCGGCAAGCACCTCCCGGGAGGCCCCATGA
- a CDS encoding SDR family oxidoreductase, protein MTPLCHNRVVIITGAGRGLGRAHALAFAEAGARVVVNDAGVSLNGLGADTSPAQSVVNEILALGGQAVANTEDIADWQGALRLVRSAVESFGQLDVLVNNAGFLRDRMLVNMEEHEWDAVIRVHLKGHMAPLRHAAAYWRSEHRAGRPIQARVINTSSGAGLLGSVGQGNYSAAKAGIAGLTTVAAAELARYGVTVNAIAPAARTRMTELAFAETMAAPTETEFDAMAPENVSPLVVWLGSEQSGDVTGRMFEVEGGRISIADGWRHGPFIDRESRWPLGEVGDAVKRLLAATPPPTPAYGT, encoded by the coding sequence ATGACCCCGCTGTGCCACAACCGCGTCGTCATCATCACCGGCGCGGGCCGCGGCCTGGGGCGCGCGCACGCACTCGCCTTCGCCGAGGCAGGCGCCAGGGTGGTGGTCAACGACGCCGGGGTCTCGCTCAACGGACTGGGCGCCGACACCAGCCCGGCCCAGTCCGTGGTCAACGAGATCCTCGCCCTCGGCGGGCAGGCGGTGGCCAACACCGAGGACATCGCCGACTGGCAGGGCGCGCTGCGACTGGTCCGATCGGCGGTGGAATCCTTCGGTCAGTTGGACGTGCTGGTGAACAACGCGGGCTTCCTGCGTGACCGGATGCTGGTCAACATGGAGGAACACGAGTGGGACGCGGTGATCCGGGTCCACCTCAAGGGCCACATGGCCCCACTGCGGCACGCGGCGGCCTACTGGCGCTCCGAACACCGGGCGGGCAGGCCCATCCAGGCCAGGGTGATCAACACCAGCTCCGGGGCGGGGTTACTGGGCAGCGTCGGCCAGGGCAACTATTCCGCGGCGAAGGCCGGGATCGCCGGGCTGACCACGGTCGCGGCGGCCGAACTCGCCCGGTACGGGGTCACGGTGAACGCGATCGCCCCGGCCGCCCGGACCCGGATGACCGAGCTGGCCTTCGCCGAAACCATGGCCGCGCCAACGGAAACCGAGTTCGACGCGATGGCGCCGGAGAACGTCTCACCGCTGGTGGTGTGGTTGGGAAGCGAGCAGTCCGGCGACGTGACGGGCCGGATGTTCGAGGTCGAGGGCGGGCGGATCAGCATCGCGGACGGCTGGCGGCACGGCCCGTTCATCGACCGCGAATCCCGCTGGCCCCTCGGCGAGGTCGGCGACGCGGTCAAACGCCTCCTGGCCGCCACCCCACCACCAACCCCGGCCTACGGCACCTAG